The proteins below are encoded in one region of Carassius auratus strain Wakin linkage group LG44F, ASM336829v1, whole genome shotgun sequence:
- the LOC113068304 gene encoding SH3 domain-binding glutamic acid-rich-like protein 3: MGIKLYYTTVTASREVKSQQAEVIRILESKSIKYELIDISVGGDVREEMRSKSGNPAAIPPQIFNEDQYCGNYEMFSEAVEADTVEQFLKIA; this comes from the exons ATGGGCATCAAACTGTATTACACCACCGTCACTGCGTCGAGAGAG GTCAAGTCTCAGCAGGCCGAGGTCATACGTATTCTGGAAAGTAAGAGCATCAAGTATGAGCTGATTGACATCTCGGTGGGCGGTGATGTTCGGGAAGAGATGAGGAGTAAATCTGGCAACCCCGCAGCAATCCCACCGCAGATATTCAACGAGGACCAGTACTGTGGG AACTACGAGATGTTTTCTGAGGCGGTGGAGGCAGACACAGTGGAACAGTTTCTGAAGATTGCATGA